The following are from one region of the Thermanaerothrix sp. genome:
- a CDS encoding HAD family hydrolase, producing MKTQASLPMPGVVEAAIFDFDMTLVDSSHAVTQCLNLLARDEGLDPVTWDELMATIGLPFEESLLRLFGRFDPSWPVKYRERYRQKEHSMIRPIPGALEALRELRSMGLKIGLVSNRNMLSLAAERLGVAELADVMVGLEAGLPPKPEPHMLNHAMQELRVSPQRAVYVGDTGSDVLCALNARVAPVGVATGPLGQEELKALGASMALDSVAELPALLRPLVKVAAAL from the coding sequence GTGAAAACCCAAGCATCCCTCCCGATGCCCGGCGTCGTGGAGGCGGCCATATTCGACTTTGACATGACCCTGGTGGACTCAAGCCACGCGGTGACCCAGTGCCTCAACCTCTTAGCCCGCGACGAGGGGCTTGATCCCGTGACCTGGGATGAGCTCATGGCCACCATAGGGCTTCCCTTCGAGGAGTCCCTTCTTAGGCTTTTCGGCCGCTTCGACCCCTCCTGGCCTGTGAAGTACCGGGAGCGCTACCGGCAGAAGGAGCACTCCATGATACGCCCCATCCCCGGCGCCCTTGAGGCCCTTAGGGAGCTTAGGTCCATGGGGCTTAAGATCGGATTGGTGTCCAACAGGAACATGCTCTCCCTGGCGGCGGAGCGGCTGGGGGTGGCGGAGCTGGCGGACGTGATGGTGGGGCTTGAGGCGGGGCTTCCGCCTAAGCCGGAGCCGCACATGTTAAACCACGCCATGCAGGAGCTCCGGGTGAGCCCACAAAGGGCGGTGTACGTGGGGGATACCGGGTCAGACGTGCTTTGCGCCCTGAACGCCCGGGTGGCCCCCGTTGGGGTCGCCACGGGGCCCCTGGGCCAAGAAGAGCTCAAGGCCCTTGGGGCTTCCATGGCCCTTGACTCCGTGGCGGAGCTTCCGGCCCTCTTAAGGCCGCTGGTGAAGGTTGCGGCAGCCCTCTAG
- a CDS encoding DUF72 domain-containing protein, whose amino-acid sequence MELRVGLCSFKGLNRRQRARALSEPFSALEMGSSFYAAPSPEQVFRWAAELPKGFLLGVKALGLFTFHPVRPSSLPGWARPPGATEAVMRHMVHPKVRRALYRWFLERLEPLRETGKLGYLLFQFHPSFAPSEEALGYLKAVRDMSPSWPLVVEVRNLLWLKEPWLGPLTNTLKDQNAAFVGFDAPWAPKEPFWPKTASWGAVARFHGRGGAGGSSPTPSPDVRGDYLYAPEDLRPWRERALLHSSQGGRVFLMFCNCVHDNAMRSASLMASLLGLKDPDSRQRELGI is encoded by the coding sequence ATGGAGCTCCGGGTGGGCCTTTGTTCCTTCAAGGGGCTTAACCGCCGCCAGCGGGCCCGGGCCCTTTCGGAGCCCTTCTCGGCCCTTGAGATGGGCTCCTCCTTCTACGCCGCGCCATCGCCGGAGCAGGTTTTCCGCTGGGCCGCGGAGCTGCCCAAGGGATTCCTCCTTGGCGTCAAGGCCTTGGGGCTTTTTACCTTCCACCCGGTGCGCCCCTCATCCCTCCCCGGCTGGGCAAGGCCCCCCGGCGCTACGGAGGCGGTGATGCGCCACATGGTACACCCCAAGGTAAGGCGGGCCCTGTACCGCTGGTTCCTGGAGAGGCTGGAGCCCTTGCGGGAGACCGGGAAGCTTGGGTACCTGCTCTTCCAGTTCCACCCATCCTTCGCCCCCTCCGAAGAGGCCCTTGGGTACCTTAAGGCGGTGCGGGACATGTCCCCCTCCTGGCCCCTGGTGGTGGAGGTGCGGAACCTGCTTTGGCTTAAAGAGCCCTGGCTTGGCCCCCTCACAAATACCCTGAAGGACCAGAACGCCGCCTTCGTGGGATTCGACGCCCCCTGGGCCCCAAAGGAACCCTTTTGGCCTAAAACCGCCAGCTGGGGCGCCGTGGCCAGGTTCCACGGCAGGGGCGGCGCTGGTGGCTCGTCCCCCACGCCTTCCCCCGACGTACGGGGGGACTACCTCTACGCGCCTGAGGACCTAAGGCCCTGGAGGGAACGGGCCCTGCTCCATAGCTCCCAGGGGGGCAGGGTGTTCCTCATGTTCTGCAACTGCGTTCATGACAACGCCATGAGGTCCGCATCCCTCATGGCATCCCTGCTGGGCCTTAAAGACCCCGACTCCCGCCAGCGGGAGCTCGGCATTTGA
- the folE2 gene encoding GTP cyclohydrolase FolE2 yields the protein MRDLQSEIDHRGVPIERVGIRGLTRPMTVISKDASPVPTIGSFSLFTDLPTHLRGTHMSRLAELASSWDGPVPCPKSAEEFLRSLLRSLDARRAEMKVKFPYFVPKRSPVTNLPGVLEVKASLKAELDLKKDRKGVDFFLSVTTPVLTLCPCSREISRFGAHNQRASVRIRVRSKEMIWIEELAELAERNASSPLYPVLKRRDEQFVTESSYGRPRFVEDLARDCALELKEDPRVRGFNVKVTSFESIHRHDAVAEVVG from the coding sequence GTGAGGGACCTGCAGTCCGAAATAGACCACCGGGGCGTCCCCATAGAGCGGGTGGGCATAAGGGGACTCACCCGCCCCATGACGGTCATCTCAAAGGATGCCTCACCGGTGCCCACCATAGGCTCCTTCTCGCTGTTCACGGACCTTCCGACGCACCTAAGGGGCACCCACATGAGCCGCCTGGCGGAGCTGGCCTCCTCCTGGGATGGCCCGGTGCCGTGCCCCAAGTCAGCGGAGGAGTTCCTCCGCTCACTTCTTCGGTCCCTCGACGCCCGAAGGGCTGAGATGAAGGTAAAGTTCCCCTACTTCGTGCCCAAACGGTCCCCCGTGACCAACCTGCCGGGGGTCCTTGAGGTTAAGGCGTCCCTTAAGGCGGAGCTTGACCTTAAGAAGGACCGTAAGGGGGTTGACTTCTTCCTCTCCGTCACGACGCCGGTGCTCACCCTGTGCCCCTGCTCCCGGGAGATATCCCGGTTCGGGGCCCACAACCAGCGGGCGTCGGTGAGGATAAGGGTGCGCTCAAAGGAGATGATCTGGATAGAGGAGCTGGCGGAGCTGGCGGAACGGAACGCCTCATCCCCCCTTTACCCGGTGCTTAAGCGCCGGGACGAGCAGTTCGTCACCGAGAGCTCCTACGGCAGGCCCCGCTTCGTGGAGGACCTGGCCAGGGACTGCGCCCTGGAGCTCAAGGAAGACCCAAGGGTGCGGGGCTTCAACGTAAAGGTCACCAGCTTCGAGAGCATACACCGGCACGACGCGGTGGCGGAGGTGGTAGGATGA
- a CDS encoding YggS family pyridoxal phosphate-dependent enzyme: MKDNLERVMDAIAKAALTAGREPREVRVVAVTKNHPPEALRAARETGIRLVGENRVQEAAAKRAELQDLDVVWLMIGHLQRNKVRKALETFHEVHSLDSLELALALNRVLLEGVQEGDGGKKPTLPVLLEVNVSGEAAKHGVMPQGALQLAEAVLERCCMLDLKGLFCVGPLTEDETAVRSAFASLRELRDRLEERLDIKLPELSMGMSSDFHLAVMEGSTMVRLGTCLFGPRGVF; the protein is encoded by the coding sequence TTGAAGGATAATCTTGAGCGCGTCATGGACGCCATAGCCAAGGCGGCCTTGACCGCCGGCAGGGAACCTCGTGAGGTGCGGGTGGTGGCGGTCACCAAGAACCACCCTCCCGAGGCGCTGAGGGCGGCCCGTGAGACGGGAATCCGCCTCGTAGGCGAGAACCGGGTTCAAGAGGCGGCGGCCAAAAGAGCTGAGCTTCAGGACCTGGACGTGGTGTGGCTTATGATCGGACACCTCCAGCGGAACAAGGTTCGAAAGGCCCTGGAGACCTTCCATGAGGTCCACAGCCTGGACAGCCTGGAGCTTGCTTTGGCACTGAACCGGGTGCTTTTGGAGGGGGTCCAAGAGGGGGATGGGGGGAAGAAACCCACCCTTCCGGTGCTCCTGGAGGTCAACGTCTCCGGCGAGGCCGCCAAGCACGGCGTAATGCCCCAAGGGGCGCTTCAGCTTGCGGAGGCGGTGCTTGAGAGGTGCTGCATGTTGGACCTTAAGGGGCTTTTCTGCGTGGGGCCCCTCACGGAGGACGAGACGGCGGTGCGCTCCGCCTTCGCTTCCCTCCGGGAGCTTCGGGACCGGCTTGAGGAACGGCTCGACATAAAGCTGCCGGAGCTCTCCATGGGCATGAGCTCCGACTTCCACCTGGCGGTCATGGAGGGCAGCACCATGGTGAGGCTTGGGACTTGTCTTTTTGGCCCCAGGGGGGTATTTTAA
- a CDS encoding efflux RND transporter periplasmic adaptor subunit, protein MRQPSRDKGMGRALYLGALLVIGVLWIAGYMSYVDHHRRTNPRITWGVPWTEWYLLPSKGALIWEERVLRSPSSGAVSYPKGEGPVKVPAGAVVAVVGGVPVKTPVQGIFAARLDGMEGKWRYQYLWDNRDNLPSPPPPGQPKGSALPGEPIGKVVEQPQEIRFLGYVDMAGTVPESLKERRLPVRRDRFDMNLFGEVRFYEVLGPKALVYMDLPWVTEDIITRRTLDILVEAGRFDGVAVPESSVVQRDGSYGVYVVRGNVARFRPVEGRPVGFRRFLVTKGLVMGEAVIVDGRLAREGRVQLW, encoded by the coding sequence TTGCGGCAGCCCTCTAGGGACAAAGGCATGGGAAGGGCCCTGTACCTCGGGGCCCTCCTGGTCATAGGGGTCCTGTGGATAGCGGGGTACATGAGCTATGTGGACCACCACCGCCGCACCAACCCCAGGATAACCTGGGGGGTGCCCTGGACCGAGTGGTACCTCCTGCCCTCCAAGGGGGCCCTCATCTGGGAGGAGCGGGTTCTAAGGTCCCCATCCTCCGGGGCGGTTTCATATCCTAAGGGGGAGGGTCCCGTGAAAGTCCCCGCCGGGGCGGTGGTGGCAGTGGTGGGCGGCGTGCCGGTGAAGACCCCCGTGCAGGGGATCTTCGCCGCCCGGCTGGATGGGATGGAGGGCAAGTGGCGGTATCAGTACCTTTGGGACAACCGGGACAACCTGCCGAGTCCCCCGCCGCCGGGGCAGCCTAAAGGTTCCGCCTTACCCGGAGAGCCCATAGGCAAGGTGGTGGAACAGCCCCAGGAGATCCGCTTCCTGGGCTACGTTGACATGGCGGGCACCGTGCCGGAGTCGCTGAAGGAAAGGCGCCTTCCGGTGCGAAGGGACCGGTTCGACATGAACCTCTTCGGGGAGGTGCGGTTCTACGAGGTACTGGGCCCCAAGGCGCTGGTCTACATGGATCTTCCCTGGGTGACCGAGGATATAATAACCCGGAGGACCTTGGACATCCTGGTGGAGGCCGGGCGCTTCGACGGGGTGGCGGTGCCGGAGTCCTCGGTGGTCCAGCGGGACGGCTCCTACGGCGTCTACGTGGTGCGGGGCAACGTGGCCCGTTTCAGGCCCGTGGAGGGCCGGCCGGTGGGATTCAGGCGTTTTCTGGTGACCAAGGGCCTTGTCATGGGGGAGGCGGTCATCGTGGACGGCCGACTGGCCAGGGAGGGAAGGGTGCAGCTTTGGTGA
- a CDS encoding glutamine synthetase III, with amino-acid sequence MFGENVFDRRAMRERLPREVYAQLLEVMEGTGRMDEALAGVIASAMKEWAVSKGATHYAHWFHPRNEMTAEKHMAFLTVDSDGTPLEAFSAVELIQGEPDASSFPCGSVRSTFEARGYTAWDPTSPAFLVATERGGTLCVPSVFIAFDGTPLDMKTPLLKALSALEQRALRISRLFGNRGVRWIKMTCGAEQEFFLIDAERARRRPDILHCGRTLFGAEPPKGQQMEDHYFGSIHHRVLSYMEEVEEELLRLGVAVKTRHNEVAPCQYEFAPQHCEANLACDQNQMMMLTMRRLAHRHGLRLLLHEKPFAGLNGSGKHVNFSLMDSEGRNLLSPSQNPRRNVQFLTYLAAFVLGLWEHGGLLRASTACPGNVHRLGGSEAPPVIMSIYLGEVITRVLDRIDEELEALEGKRPMDLGLNRLPSIRADNTDRNRTAPIAFTGNKLEFRSPGSSQSIAGPLTMLASAWAMGLEWIGDRMESRIASGMEPRDAALEAVREAVRRSRGVMFEGNCYSPEWEQEARRRGLAVARRPSEALERLVAPENAALLSRLGVMRERECRILFETRLEQHAKWTEIEMGVMRNMVLEGILPALGKAVRDEGAALQAAKAFGLWDPAGSGSWLLKGLWEARLRVSEGLKELEGALSKLKETASKEDPLEACRAAEGCVEAMERLRRAADLGEELCPGEAWIYPTYRQLLSLG; translated from the coding sequence TTGTTCGGGGAAAACGTCTTCGACCGCCGGGCCATGAGGGAGCGGCTGCCCCGGGAGGTGTACGCCCAGCTGTTGGAGGTTATGGAGGGCACCGGCCGGATGGACGAGGCGCTGGCTGGGGTCATAGCCTCCGCCATGAAGGAGTGGGCGGTGTCCAAGGGGGCCACCCACTACGCCCACTGGTTCCACCCTAGGAACGAGATGACCGCGGAGAAGCACATGGCGTTCCTCACGGTGGACAGCGACGGCACCCCCCTGGAGGCCTTCTCGGCGGTGGAGCTGATCCAGGGGGAGCCCGACGCGTCAAGCTTTCCCTGCGGGAGCGTGAGGAGCACCTTTGAGGCCCGGGGGTACACCGCCTGGGACCCCACTAGCCCCGCCTTTCTGGTGGCCACCGAGCGGGGGGGGACCTTGTGCGTGCCCTCGGTGTTCATAGCCTTCGACGGCACGCCGCTGGACATGAAGACCCCCCTATTAAAGGCCCTAAGCGCCCTGGAGCAGCGGGCCCTTAGGATATCCCGGCTCTTCGGCAACCGGGGGGTCCGGTGGATAAAGATGACCTGCGGGGCGGAGCAGGAGTTCTTCCTCATCGACGCCGAGCGGGCCCGCAGGAGGCCCGACATACTGCACTGCGGCAGGACCCTCTTCGGAGCGGAGCCGCCGAAGGGGCAGCAGATGGAGGATCACTACTTCGGCTCCATCCACCACCGGGTGCTCTCGTACATGGAGGAGGTGGAGGAGGAGCTCCTGCGGCTTGGGGTGGCGGTGAAGACCCGGCACAACGAGGTGGCGCCCTGCCAGTACGAGTTCGCCCCCCAGCACTGCGAGGCCAACCTGGCGTGCGACCAGAACCAGATGATGATGCTCACCATGCGGCGCCTTGCGCACCGGCACGGGTTAAGACTTCTGCTGCACGAGAAGCCCTTCGCTGGGCTCAACGGCAGCGGCAAGCACGTGAACTTCTCCCTCATGGACAGTGAGGGCCGGAACCTCCTGTCCCCCTCCCAGAACCCAAGGCGGAACGTGCAGTTCCTAACGTACCTTGCGGCCTTCGTTCTGGGGCTTTGGGAGCACGGGGGGCTGCTTCGGGCCTCCACGGCGTGCCCAGGGAACGTGCACCGCCTTGGGGGAAGCGAGGCCCCGCCGGTGATAATGAGCATATACCTTGGAGAGGTCATAACCCGGGTGCTGGACCGGATAGACGAGGAGCTGGAGGCCCTGGAGGGGAAGAGGCCCATGGACCTTGGGCTGAACCGGCTCCCGTCCATAAGGGCGGACAACACGGACCGGAACAGGACCGCCCCCATAGCCTTCACGGGGAACAAGCTGGAGTTTAGGTCCCCCGGGTCATCCCAGTCCATAGCGGGGCCCTTGACCATGCTGGCCTCTGCCTGGGCCATGGGGCTTGAGTGGATAGGGGACCGGATGGAGTCCCGGATTGCCTCGGGCATGGAGCCCCGGGATGCGGCGCTGGAGGCGGTGCGGGAAGCGGTGCGGCGGTCCAGGGGGGTCATGTTCGAGGGGAACTGCTACAGCCCCGAGTGGGAACAGGAGGCCCGCAGGAGGGGGCTCGCGGTGGCCCGGCGACCGTCGGAGGCCCTGGAGAGGCTGGTGGCGCCGGAGAACGCGGCACTGCTGAGCCGCCTTGGGGTCATGAGGGAGAGGGAGTGCCGGATACTATTCGAGACCAGGCTGGAGCAGCACGCCAAGTGGACGGAGATCGAGATGGGGGTCATGAGGAACATGGTGCTGGAGGGGATACTTCCCGCCTTAGGCAAGGCGGTGAGGGACGAAGGGGCGGCGCTTCAGGCGGCGAAGGCGTTCGGCCTTTGGGATCCCGCAGGGTCCGGCTCATGGCTTCTAAAGGGGCTATGGGAGGCAAGGCTTAGGGTGAGCGAAGGGCTTAAGGAGCTTGAGGGGGCCCTCTCAAAGCTAAAGGAGACAGCATCAAAGGAAGACCCCCTTGAGGCCTGCAGGGCCGCGGAAGGCTGCGTTGAGGCCATGGAGCGGCTGAGGCGGGCGGCGGACCTGGGGGAGGAGCTGTGCCCCGGGGAGGCCTGGATTTATCCCACTTACCGGCAGCTGCTGTCCCTGGGCTAA
- a CDS encoding class I SAM-dependent rRNA methyltransferase: MKDLKAQGTGGNSIQRRPRVFLKPQGQEALKKGHPWIYRGAVADVEAQAGDAVDLVYRGKVVGLGLYGTSDIAVRVLSFREEPDLWGLLGQRLKSALSLRARTMKRHRALRLIHGESDGLPAVVADLYGSTLVLQLSHPAWIKRIGTLAKALLEASEEHHFPVENLVLKNTGKHLGKEGLEEEIRPILGAMPVDLAVPFGRVLQKVDVEEGQKTGLYLDTRFWAFSLAKLPLEGASVLDAFSYQGHLSLHCLLEGASRAVMLEQSQGAIDRALWAAGNLGLKDRVEALSGNAFDQMRRLEASNASFRVVAVDPPPFAPSKKQLHGALRGYKELLVRAFNLTEPGGFVLFGSCSHAVSQGDLTALVFEAASDRGAEIRILERLCQPPDHPVNPRVPQGEYLKGMIMEVEKK; encoded by the coding sequence ATGAAGGACCTTAAGGCCCAGGGTACCGGGGGGAACTCCATTCAAAGAAGGCCCAGGGTCTTCCTGAAGCCCCAGGGGCAGGAGGCCTTGAAGAAGGGGCATCCCTGGATATACAGGGGCGCCGTGGCGGACGTTGAGGCCCAGGCGGGGGACGCGGTGGACCTGGTGTACCGCGGCAAGGTGGTGGGCCTTGGGCTCTACGGGACGTCGGACATCGCCGTGAGGGTCCTCTCGTTCCGGGAGGAACCGGACCTCTGGGGCCTTTTGGGGCAGCGCCTTAAGAGCGCCCTTTCCTTGAGGGCCAGGACCATGAAGCGCCACCGGGCGCTTAGGCTCATCCACGGGGAGTCCGACGGGCTTCCCGCCGTGGTGGCGGACCTTTACGGCTCCACCCTGGTGCTGCAGCTGTCCCACCCCGCGTGGATTAAGCGGATAGGAACCTTGGCCAAGGCCCTCCTGGAGGCGTCGGAGGAGCACCATTTCCCGGTGGAGAACCTGGTGTTGAAGAACACCGGGAAGCACCTGGGCAAGGAGGGCCTCGAGGAGGAGATCCGGCCCATTTTGGGGGCTATGCCGGTGGATCTTGCGGTGCCCTTCGGCCGGGTCCTTCAAAAGGTGGACGTGGAAGAGGGGCAGAAGACCGGCCTGTACCTGGACACCCGTTTTTGGGCCTTCAGCCTTGCCAAGCTTCCCCTGGAGGGGGCCTCGGTGCTGGACGCCTTCTCCTACCAGGGGCACCTGTCCCTTCACTGCCTGCTGGAAGGGGCCTCCCGGGCGGTGATGCTGGAGCAGTCCCAGGGGGCCATAGACCGGGCCCTATGGGCCGCCGGGAACCTGGGCCTTAAAGACCGGGTGGAGGCCTTAAGCGGCAACGCCTTTGACCAGATGAGGCGCCTTGAGGCCTCAAACGCCAGCTTCCGGGTGGTGGCGGTGGACCCGCCCCCCTTCGCCCCCTCCAAGAAGCAGCTTCATGGGGCCTTGAGGGGCTACAAGGAGCTTTTGGTGAGGGCCTTCAACCTGACGGAACCCGGCGGGTTCGTGCTCTTTGGATCCTGCAGCCACGCGGTCTCCCAGGGGGACCTCACCGCCCTTGTCTTTGAGGCCGCCTCCGACCGGGGGGCGGAGATAAGGATCCTGGAGAGGCTCTGCCAGCCGCCGGACCATCCGGTGAACCCAAGGGTGCCCCAGGGGGAGTACCTGAAGGGAATGATCATGGAGGTGGAGAAGAAGTGA
- a CDS encoding DivIVA domain-containing protein: MGHLITPLDVVNQSFKRGLRGYDVEEVDDFLDQVAESLQAYIQRNNELERELENLKEQAEEFKSLKESLNETLILAQKSAEERVKTANEQAEERVRAAMEQADAILREAKLKADRIVGDAEVEAAALRRELNRLTQMRCQCVAEFRAMLSKFDMMIREEAPVSGDVQPAAAQPAWQAQTVQQPDPVQQWESQTVKGSDPAPQVQPQTPQPEQQIRIDTPKHDSYDPPKALDPQELVQMVSKKSYSNPGKGVNPISLSVEEPTFKVAGDLGVAREV; this comes from the coding sequence ATGGGTCATTTGATAACGCCTTTGGATGTGGTGAACCAGTCCTTCAAGAGGGGTTTGAGGGGCTACGACGTGGAGGAGGTCGACGACTTCCTGGACCAGGTGGCGGAGAGCCTTCAGGCCTACATCCAGAGGAACAACGAGCTGGAGAGGGAGTTGGAGAACCTCAAGGAGCAGGCGGAGGAGTTCAAGAGCCTTAAGGAGTCCCTCAACGAGACGTTGATCTTGGCGCAGAAGAGCGCGGAGGAGAGGGTTAAGACCGCCAACGAGCAGGCGGAGGAGAGGGTAAGGGCCGCCATGGAGCAGGCGGACGCCATACTTAGGGAGGCCAAGCTCAAGGCGGACCGCATAGTGGGAGACGCAGAGGTTGAGGCCGCGGCCCTCAGGCGGGAGCTGAACCGCCTCACCCAGATGCGCTGTCAGTGCGTGGCGGAGTTCCGGGCCATGCTCTCGAAGTTCGACATGATGATCCGGGAGGAGGCCCCGGTGAGCGGGGATGTCCAGCCCGCAGCGGCCCAGCCTGCTTGGCAGGCCCAGACGGTCCAGCAGCCGGACCCGGTCCAGCAGTGGGAGTCCCAGACGGTCAAGGGCAGCGATCCGGCCCCGCAGGTTCAGCCCCAGACCCCACAGCCGGAGCAGCAGATCAGGATAGATACCCCAAAGCACGATTCCTACGACCCCCCAAAAGCCCTTGACCCCCAGGAGTTGGTCCAGATGGTCTCGAAGAAGTCCTATTCGAACCCTGGGAAGGGAGTGAACCCCATATCACTTTCGGTGGAAGAACCAACGTTCAAGGTGGCTGGGGACCTGGGGGTCGCTAGGGAGGTTTAA
- the queD gene encoding 6-carboxytetrahydropterin synthase QueD: MILKRSFSFDAAHHLPRYKGRCEALHGHTYRFTVALEGSPDHEGVVMDFTELKSRVRDLVLSKLDHTCLNDLLEQPTAENIARWIFNALDEPLGAPNRRLAWVEVFEGPESSALFSREDLR; encoded by the coding sequence ATGATCCTCAAACGTTCCTTCTCCTTCGACGCCGCCCACCACCTGCCCCGATACAAGGGCCGCTGCGAGGCCCTCCACGGCCACACCTACCGCTTCACCGTGGCCCTTGAGGGTTCCCCGGACCACGAGGGCGTGGTGATGGACTTCACGGAGCTTAAATCCCGCGTCAGGGACCTGGTCCTGTCGAAGCTGGACCACACCTGTCTCAACGACCTTCTGGAGCAGCCCACGGCGGAGAACATAGCCCGGTGGATCTTCAATGCCCTGGATGAGCCCCTTGGGGCCCCAAATCGGCGCCTTGCCTGGGTGGAGGTCTTCGAGGGCCCCGAGAGCTCCGCGCTCTTCAGCAGGGAGGACCTTCGGTGA
- a CDS encoding ATP-dependent DNA helicase RecG — MLQRPLDDIRLRGVGPKRALALKEEGVLTVRDALFLLPRRYEDLRRPLDPCEVSSRRRCLVMGTVTRVSSIGGPKGGIRFSLASQRGAVTVVYFGVKRLPFGEGDRIMLLGPVREFNQRPVMANPKLVSQDYPYLGRIAPVYPSSKALPSWFLRDLIRQLLDGLERSPVEDPIPRPVMETRSLMGLNEALREIHWPSSEASWKAARRRLAYHELFFLQAAFAIRRRKRFQPKGQAPPPWAKASSCQMVGSYSKMLPFRPTAGQMECMGRILKAFESGPFDILLQGDVGSGKTAVALFAGYLCLMAGRSAVFISPTEILAKQTFKFASSVLRGFDVHLITSSERTLKGESLSKAAPSLLVGTTALLHLRDLESLGHRLVIVDEQQRFGVSQRAALAKGPDVSLLMVSATPIPRTMALGLYGDLDVVTLSSPPPGRGEVRTLALPSCGLMEVLRAVERDLRSEGKAFWVCPAVSCGPSSAEERFRWLKRHLPWARPVLVHGRMSPGEKEEAVRAFREGSSSVLVGTTVLEVGIDVPDATVMVVEGADMMGLSQLHQLRGRVGRGSSDGLCVLLCSSRQVPDRIRALERVRNGFEVAEIDLRERGSGTFHGTAQHGDLGLRVADLRRDLGLLEMAREDARRWVEEEDAEGLWEELEGLFPGFMGIIDGG, encoded by the coding sequence GTGCTGCAGCGTCCGCTTGATGATATCCGCCTTCGAGGGGTGGGGCCCAAACGGGCCCTGGCCCTGAAGGAAGAGGGCGTCCTCACCGTAAGGGACGCCCTCTTCCTTTTGCCCCGCCGCTACGAGGACCTGCGCCGCCCTTTAGATCCCTGCGAGGTTTCTTCCCGCCGTAGGTGTCTGGTCATGGGCACGGTGACCCGGGTCTCATCCATCGGAGGCCCTAAGGGGGGGATCCGCTTTTCCCTGGCCTCCCAAAGGGGCGCCGTGACGGTGGTTTACTTCGGCGTCAAGCGCCTTCCCTTCGGCGAAGGAGATCGAATCATGCTCTTAGGCCCCGTGAGGGAGTTCAACCAAAGGCCCGTGATGGCCAACCCCAAGCTGGTGTCCCAGGACTACCCTTACCTGGGGCGCATAGCGCCGGTCTACCCTTCCTCCAAGGCCCTGCCCTCCTGGTTCTTAAGGGACCTCATAAGACAGCTTCTGGACGGGTTGGAACGTTCCCCCGTGGAGGATCCCATCCCAAGGCCGGTGATGGAGACGAGGTCCCTCATGGGACTTAACGAGGCCCTTCGGGAGATCCATTGGCCCTCGTCGGAGGCCTCCTGGAAGGCCGCCCGGCGGCGCCTTGCGTACCACGAGCTGTTCTTCCTTCAGGCCGCCTTCGCCATAAGAAGGCGCAAAAGGTTCCAACCCAAAGGGCAGGCCCCACCCCCATGGGCTAAGGCCAGTTCCTGTCAAATGGTGGGATCCTACTCAAAGATGTTGCCCTTCCGTCCCACCGCCGGGCAGATGGAGTGCATGGGCCGGATACTTAAGGCCTTCGAGTCCGGCCCCTTCGACATACTGCTCCAGGGGGACGTGGGATCCGGCAAGACCGCGGTGGCCCTGTTCGCTGGGTACCTGTGCCTCATGGCGGGGCGCAGCGCCGTCTTCATATCCCCCACGGAGATACTGGCCAAACAGACCTTCAAGTTCGCCTCCTCGGTGCTTAGGGGCTTTGACGTGCACCTCATCACGTCCTCCGAGAGGACCCTAAAGGGGGAGTCCCTTTCTAAGGCGGCCCCCTCCCTGCTGGTGGGCACCACCGCCCTTCTTCATCTCAGGGATCTTGAGTCCCTTGGGCACCGGCTGGTCATAGTGGACGAGCAGCAGCGCTTCGGGGTGTCCCAGCGGGCGGCCCTGGCAAAGGGCCCAGACGTGAGCCTGCTCATGGTGAGCGCCACCCCCATACCGAGGACCATGGCCTTAGGACTCTATGGCGATCTTGACGTGGTGACCCTGTCAAGCCCTCCGCCGGGAAGGGGTGAGGTGCGAACCTTGGCGCTCCCCTCGTGCGGCCTCATGGAGGTTTTGCGGGCGGTGGAAAGGGACTTGAGGTCCGAAGGCAAGGCCTTCTGGGTGTGTCCCGCGGTGAGCTGCGGTCCCTCCTCCGCGGAGGAGCGCTTCCGGTGGCTCAAGCGCCACTTGCCCTGGGCCCGCCCCGTCCTGGTGCACGGCAGGATGAGCCCCGGGGAGAAGGAAGAGGCGGTGAGGGCCTTCCGGGAGGGGTCGTCGTCGGTGCTTGTGGGCACCACCGTGCTGGAGGTGGGAATAGACGTGCCCGACGCCACCGTGATGGTGGTGGAGGGTGCGGACATGATGGGCCTGAGCCAGCTTCACCAGTTGAGGGGAAGGGTGGGCCGGGGCAGCAGTGACGGCCTTTGCGTGCTGCTTTGCTCCTCAAGGCAGGTGCCCGACCGCATAAGGGCCCTTGAGAGGGTGAGGAACGGCTTTGAGGTGGCGGAGATAGACCTTCGGGAGAGGGGATCCGGCACCTTTCACGGCACCGCCCAGCACGGGGACCTGGGGCTTAGGGTGGCGGATCTTAGGCGGGATCTTGGACTCCTTGAGATGGCCCGGGAGGACGCAAGGCGCTGGGTGGAGGAAGAGGACGCAGAGGGCCTTTGGGAGGAGCTGGAGGGTCTCTTCCCCGGCTTCATGGGTATCATTGACGGCGGCTGA